GAAAGTCACAAGGCAGTGCATCATGGAAGATGACATTGATGCCATCGTCAATGTGGTGGATGCTTCCTCCCTGGAACGCAATTTATATCTGACGTTGCAGCTTCTGGAGCTGGGCAAGCCGGTCGTACTGGCACTGAATATGATGGACATCGTCGAAGAGCGGGGGATGGAGATCGACCTGCACAGACTGCCGGAGATGCTGGGCGGTATTCCGGTTGTATCCGTATCGGCGGCCAGAAGGACGGGCCTTGGTATTTTGCTTCATGCGGTCGTGCACCACTATGAGGAGGGGCCGGCGGGCAATGTGCTGACCTACGGGGAGGAGATCGAGACAAGGATCGCCAAACTGGAAGTGATGATGCAGGCCCGGTTCCCGGCCCATTCCTCGGTCCGCTGGCATGCGATCAAGCTGCTGGAGAACGATGAGGACGTTAAGAGCGAGCATCCGATGTCCGTGATCAACGTCGTCGACAGGAGCTATGAAAAGGACATCATCCAGAGAAAATATACATACATAGAGACAATCGTCCGGGAAGTGCTGTTCCACAAAGAGAAAAAGGCGGCGTTTACCGACAGGATTGACCGTGTGCTGACCCACCCGTTCTGGGGCGTGCCGGTGTTTCTGCTCATTATGTGTATTGTCTTTCTGATGACGTTTCTGGTGGGAGACTTCCTGAAGGCCGGGTTTGAGGCCGTGTTGTCGGTATTATCCGGACAGACTGCGCACCTGCTGGCTTCCGTCCGCTGTGCACCGTGGCTGATTTCCCTTGTCGTTGACGGTATTATTGCCGGGGTAGGCGGTATTCTCACGTTTATTCCCAATATTGTCATCTTGTTTCTGGCGCTCGCGATTCTGGAGGACAGTGGCTATATGTCCCGTGTGGCCTATGTGATGGATGGCATTATGGGCAGGGCAGGGCTGTCAGGGAAAGCATTTCTGCCGATGGTACTCGGGTTCGGGTGTACGGTGCCGGCGATTATGGCCACACGGGCATTGGAGACGGAGCGTGACCGGCGCAAGACAATGCTGATCACACCGTTTATGTCCTGTTCTGCCAGACTGCCGGTCTATGTGCTGTTTTCCGATATGTTTTTTCCCGGACATCCTTCGGCGGCGGCTTTTTCCATGTATGTGATCGGTATGGTGGTAGCGTTGGCGGCAGCGCTGGTCATGCACGGTATAGACCGGGGAGAGGAAAATGCCTCTCTGCTGATCGAACTGCCGGAATATAAACGTCCAAATGGGAGGACGATTGGCATCTATGTGTGGACGAAATTAAAAGACTATCTGGAGAAGGCGGGGACGACGATCTTTATCGCTTCCATCCTCATCTGGTTTGTGCTCAATTTTGGCGTGAGCGGGATGGTGGAAAATCCCGGCGACAGCTTTGGGGCGATGATCGGCAGAGGGCTTGTGCCGGTTCTGGCGCCGGCCGGGCTGGGTATGTGGCAGATCGCGGTGGCGCTGATCTCCGGGATCTCGGCCAAAGAAGTGGTCGTTTCCAGTTTTGCGGTGCTCTTTGGCGTTGTCAATGCCAATTCGGAGGCGGGAATGCAGGCGATCGTCTCCGGTATCAACGCCCAGTATCCGGGGTTTGGACCGGTCAACGCCTATGCGCTGATGGTGTTCTGCCTGCTCTATGTTCCCTGTGCGGCAACGATTGCCACGGTGAAAAAAGAGAGCGGCTCCTGGAAGTTTACGCT
The sequence above is a segment of the Lachnospiraceae bacterium JLR.KK008 genome. Coding sequences within it:
- the feoB gene encoding ferrous iron transport protein B: MSRKQQIRVAFVGNPNCGKTTLFNAVTGSRLKVANWPGVTVEKKEGYAEYEDCGLTIVDTPGIYSLTCYTIEEKVTRQCIMEDDIDAIVNVVDASSLERNLYLTLQLLELGKPVVLALNMMDIVEERGMEIDLHRLPEMLGGIPVVSVSAARRTGLGILLHAVVHHYEEGPAGNVLTYGEEIETRIAKLEVMMQARFPAHSSVRWHAIKLLENDEDVKSEHPMSVINVVDRSYEKDIIQRKYTYIETIVREVLFHKEKKAAFTDRIDRVLTHPFWGVPVFLLIMCIVFLMTFLVGDFLKAGFEAVLSVLSGQTAHLLASVRCAPWLISLVVDGIIAGVGGILTFIPNIVILFLALAILEDSGYMSRVAYVMDGIMGRAGLSGKAFLPMVLGFGCTVPAIMATRALETERDRRKTMLITPFMSCSARLPVYVLFSDMFFPGHPSAAAFSMYVIGMVVALAAALVMHGIDRGEENASLLIELPEYKRPNGRTIGIYVWTKLKDYLEKAGTTIFIASILIWFVLNFGVSGMVENPGDSFGAMIGRGLVPVLAPAGLGMWQIAVALISGISAKEVVVSSFAVLFGVVNANSEAGMQAIVSGINAQYPGFGPVNAYALMVFCLLYVPCAATIATVKKESGSWKFTLKMVLFQLLLAWSAAVLVYQIGSRLPIV